ACTCCTTTTTCACACTTTCCTCTATGTAAGCTGGATGTTTCAACTTCAGTTTTCTTGGGctcttaatgaaagaaaaaatcaagcTCGCTTGTCTAGCTCTAAACATGTCAAGCAGAATTGTAGAGTTGTCCTAAATTTAGAAGTGAAGTTGATGTTTTGTTATAGATAGTTCTGTCACTTCCCTTCATGCAGGCACTGACCTCACTAGACAAGCTTAATTTTGTCTGATATGTATCTGGCACATACTAGGGACTCTGGAAGATCAGCCAAATGTTATGTTAGTAACTGAGTTTGTGCTTTCTGAGGGAGGAGGCTAGTGGAATAAAAAGGTGCCTTCCTTCTGAAAATGGAAGTCGATTGGTCCCCTGTTTTCATTATAGTGTTATGGTAGGAATTCTACCTAGTCCTAGCTATATGTACTTCTCTGTAAAATCTTCATGCTGGCAAATCTTAAAACGAAAACTTGCTTTTCCAAGTCTCTGAGTTGAATTGCATAGAACTTATAGGTTAACTTCAATTAGCTATATTTTGTAGACTAAACTCGTCAATACCTGTGTAGGAGTTCTGTTAGcagtctgtttttctgttaCCTGGTATCAGTAAGAAATGTTATTTGACTGAAGATCCTAGAGATATCTGAATAGCTTTAAAGCCTGATGCTTTAATGTAACCTCTATTGGCTAGAAAGACCAGTGAtgacagcagtaaaaaaaggaaattgtatTATACACACAACTGGAGAACATAAATATTTCCTATCAATCGATCATATAAGAAGCTAGCTTTCTACAACGCTCCCATTTTCCACATTCCAGGCACTTTCCTGAGGAATTCCTCATCCTTGCACTAGAAGTAATTTAATCTCAAGAGCACACAGAGCTTTCTGTTCAGTGTAACATTTGTTGCCTGGGTAGGTGCTGTAGCATCAGATTTTATTATGCAGTTTTCTATACTAAGCTGAATACATTAATATCGACTATTTAATTGGCTCAGTGATAGGAGATACTCTGAATGCTTTAATGAAGTAATTGAGTTGCATTTTCTGTTATGCACATTGTGTACTATTGTGGTGTTACATATATTGGTATTATGCCTTCAAATGTTATTTTAGTTGCAGAATGTACAATGTTCTTAGTAATGCATCATGCTTAGTGATAGAGTTCTAAAACTCAGtctaatcaaaatattttgttctgtacTTATAGGGAGCTGATCTTCATTTGGAGTAAACTGCAGCTTAAATCTAACCCATCAAAGCAAGTATTTGTTGACCAATGCTACCAACTTTTAAGAATTGCTACAAATATCAGAGTAATTTTCCCATTCATGAAAGTCATTAAGGATGAAgtaagttttgtttgttttaccccACCCCAccattatttttataaacagtTAGAGAAGTGATGTTTTTATTGTGTAATGGACACTTTCGGCAAAAAGTGAAGAGGGGATAGGCAAAGACACCATATGAACTTAAAGGTTTTGTCAAGTTCCGGAATGTGCTTcaatattcaatttttttttttattagttaaCTGAATTATCAGTTTTTGTTTGTCTGCAGCAGGTTTGAGCAATGCCATCTATAAATAAATGGGGAAATTATTATAAATACGTGGAGTAAATGTGAAAAGAACAtaatttacttttgttttagCCTGGCTAACCCTTGTTAATTTCTGAATTCTTTCACTGGTTCTAAGCAAATCTGAAGTGCTTAGTGTAATGTAAAGTAAAAGCTAGACTAAGATAAGAGAAGATATAATTTTGCTGCGGAAAAGTATGCTGTTTTGTGCTTCAGATGTTAGTCTTACACTATTCTCTACAAACATCTGCAAAAGAGTTAATGTGCAATGCTTCACACAGGAGTGCAAGTTGTTTCCAAACAAATGGTGGGTTTTATCATTAACCTGGCTGACCAGAGCTCCTTCATATTCTATGCCctaaattaattataaattacTGGTGCTGCTGTACAGTTCTAAATGCAATGATGTGCTGCTGTTCAAGATTTTTATCTCAGTATGTATTCTTAAGTACTTGTGGTGATGTGAATAACTTGTATTTGCATCTGAatgatcatatttttttttattaacccTCTACTTATGGAGCTTAGTATGTAACTTTTAATATCCATTTAAATATAGATAGGCATTACTGATTTCTAAACTCCCTGAAACTCTTCTCACTACATCAGCGTGTTTCTGATTTCCCTCCAAACTACATATTCAGGGCAGGGCAGGAATTCTTATTGGAAGGATAGTTTGTCAATTCTGAAAAGTCAAGTCGTTAAGAAACATCGCCATGAGTTGTTGTTTCACTAGTGGCCATTGTTTAAAATGGAGGGCAGTATTTTATAGCTCGTATTTTAAtgcaatgcaaataaaattaattgggATGGGGACAAAATATAGAGTAACTGTCCAATTATAATGCAAAACAGCCTAGGTAATGAAGGTGCAGATGGAAGATACTGCTAGGTCAGATATGATTTGCAGCAGTCTTGTTTTATATGCCCAAATCATTACCTTTAACTATAGAACTGCACGTGGCAAAAGTATCTGAAGCTTTGTTGATGGTAGCTGTATGGCTTACGGTGCAAACCAGATGTTATTTTTGAGCACATctgtattttagttttgtttgaaCATTATTTTACAATGTACATACCTTTAGGTGAAGTTAACTAACAGGATGCTTTCTGAACTCATAACTGTTTAAGTAGCTGAATATAAATGGGATGTTGATGTTTGTGCATTgtttatattcttttccttgtaggtctgatataaaaaaaaaaataattactttcagGCTCTAGAATTCTGTGAGCCCATAAGGAAAATACCATTATGCGTTATTTGTACTTATGTATattgtaatttcctttctgtaGGTTGGTGAAGATGGTCTTCAGATATGTGTTGAGATATGTGGATGTGCCCTACAGTTGGATCTCCGTGAAGATCCCAACATGAAAAGTCTTATTTATAAAGCAATTGCACATTTTCTGCCAAATGACTTGGAGATCCTCAGAATTTGTGCTCTTTCAATCTTTTTTCTTGAGCGCACCTTGGAATCTTACTACACTGttgaatatttatataaatgtgCTGATGAAGAATACAATGAGTGCACTAGTTCTGTTCAAAACCGTGTACGTTTTGAATTGCTTCCAATTTTGaaaaaaggtttgttttttgATCCTGAGTTTTGGAATTTCTTGATGATCAAGCAGAATTGTTTAGCATTATTGGGCGATAAAGCCTTCACTGGCTTAAGTGAAAGTGCACCGGAAAACTCTGCTGCAAATGCAGAGAAGATAACAGAGTATAGGACTCTCAGTGAGGAACGTGTCTGCTTAACAGATGTAAGCAATGGGGAGCTTGACCCTGAAGATCACTCTGAAGCCCAGTCCAAAGGTAATGCCAAAAAGAGCCATGAAGCTCTTGAGGCATCTAAAATGTTAGATCAAACTGAACCAATACACCGCTGTGTAATATGCAACAAAGAATTTCTTGGTGGTCACATTGTGAAACATGCACAAGCTCACCAAAAAAAGGGCAGTTTTTCCTGTGTACTGTGCACCAGAAAGTTCAGGCAAAAAGGACTTATGCTGAAGCACTTAAGGAATCATGTCAGGAAGATAGAAAGGCAACATCTTGCTGCAGTTCTTGAGTCTAGTCAGCAGGCTCCAGCTCCTAATGAACTAGAGCGTTCTGatatttctctgtctcttgAAAATGGGAATTCTGATGGTTCCAAAGATAATGAACCAGAGACTGCAATAGCTCCAAGTGCTGACCTTGTGGTccaggtggaggaggagaatgtAGAACAGGTATTTGATGCGGTGGAAAACCGTCTAAGTGACCAGGATGATGATGCTACTGAGAATAGTAGTGACAGCTGTTTTAATAATGTTCCTGATACTCTAAGTACAGGAAGTTTGCCCGAAGATGATGAGAGCTCTAGTAAAGAATCGCCTATTCTGCACAAAGTGAATGGATCTTTTTGTCCTCAAAAAGACATTGACGCTATGGATGAAGAAGGAAGCTTTAAGTGCCCTGCTAGCGGTTGTGCTAGAGTGTTTAAAAAGATAAGATTTCTCAATAAACATGCAAGAAAAGCTCATCCGACTGACTTGAAGGTGCAGCAGCATATAATGAAATGGAATAAAGGAAAATGTCGGTTCTGCCAGAGAAAATTTGCTGATTCCCAACACTTTATAGACCACCTGAAGAGACATGTGTATCCAAATGTTTACTTTTGTTTACACTTTAATTGTAATCAGAGATTTAAGCTGTCAACTGAGCTTGCAGAACATACAAAAAGTCATAGTGTTTTTAAGGCTCAATGCAATTTTGCAGAGTGCTGTGAGCTATTTGAGGAGCTCCCTTTGCTGTATGAACATGAGGCTCagcattatttaaataaaacatcagaATGTTCAGAAGGTGCGAGTGAAAAAGATTCTTCAGATGATCCTTCAGAACTCTGTAGTTACCAAGATGATGAAtctattaatgaaaaagaaactgtagATTTACCAGTTCCAACATGGAAATCAAGAAAGGATTCTGCAGAACCAAAGACATATATTCAAAGTGgtgagaagaaagcaaataatgTAATTCACAATGGAAATGAAAGTTCATCTGAGGGTAGTGCTACAGTTTTAAGTTTGATAGACCAAAAGACACCTGTGTTACAGCCAAATTCTGAAAACTCTAATGTTGTTAGTGACCAACTGGTCAACGGGCACAGTGACCTAGATAAGACGTCATCAAAGTCATCAGAAATACCTTTGGACAGAGTGGCAGATGAAACAAGGACAGAAAATGGGTCAGTGTTACCGGCTTTACAGAACTGCCATGATGTACCACAAAATAATACTGCTGCCTCACATTTACCTTCTAAACCAAATCAGACAACAGAGACTACTTCATATGGTGTCATCTTAACAAAACCGTATGTTAGACCATTGCCTCCAAGCTATCTTGATGAACGATACATTAGCATGCCAAAACGTAGAAAAATTTTGACTGATGAAGTAAATGCTGATTCTGAACAAGATAAACTTTGTAGCAAATCAACAGAAAGACTTAGATGTGGCAACTGCTTGACCATCTACTGTAATTCAGAAGCACTTGAGGCTCACCTTGCACAAAAGAAGTGTCAGACGCTCTTTGGATTCGATTCAGATGATGAAAGTAAGTTTTACAATCCTTTTGAGTTGATTTGTTTGGAGGTAAACACCAACTAGAAAATGATTTGTGAAAACAGGCCACCTAATGGAATAGATAAGACAGACACTACTTCTAAGCAATTGTCATGTGCCAGAATTTAGATAATTACAGTACAGTACTAAATTGGAAGTTCAAAGTGGATGTACTGTCTAGAATAAGAAAGAGATGGGGACAATTGGTAGGCAGCTCTAATGGAAAAGGCTTCTTATGGATCAGAAGAGGAAAACTTAATCtatctttcctttaaaactgAATGTGTTGAAAAAATATAAGTGGTGTTCTAGATTAAATAATGATTTTCATTGactggttttcattttgatcCCAATGCATTCTCTTTTACAGGTGCCTGATTCAATGTTGTGGGGAAAATGTATTGAATGAGGAGTGGTGTAAGAAAACACTACAAGAAGAAGCATCAGTTCGTTTCCCAGTTGGCCTTAATCATAAAGCAGTCTCAAATTACTAAAGAAAACCATGACCTTGATAAAGACAAAGCACATTTTCTAGACAAAACTCACAGAGGAATAAATAGGAGCTCTGCAGGTCTTGAGTCCAGAAAGGTTGCTACAAAATCCCCAAAGTACCAGTTATCCTAAAAGCCACGTTCATTCCAAACATGTGATAGAAGCTTAGCGGCACAGTCTTTCTAGCATGAAGGCTTGAAGAAAATAAGGCAGACGGTTGAGcaagcagagaaggcaaaggtgTTAATTGCCTTATGGAAATTAAACCACCCAATCCTGAAACCTACTATAGTTGTAAAATGTGTGGTTAAAGTATAGCTATCTACACAGCTGGGAAGGAATCATTCAAGAAGGTGTTATAATGTGGATAAAAAAACGTGTAGTGGAACCATGCATTCTTCTTTCAGAGTTTTAGTACGTGATTCCATTATCTGCTGAAAAAACATAGAGCTCATTTAATAAACTTAGAATCCAAAAAGAGGAGTGTAGAAAGAAATCTTAAGATGGATGGAATGCTCAAATAGCCAAAACTTGAAGTATGGGGCATGCAAGGAAAAGTGAGTTGATGCAATATGAAGTGTGAAAGTTACACGCAATGGAAATCAAATGCATGCACATGAAGCCCTGTTCAAGGCTATAGTAAATGTGCACGTTAAGTGTCCTGTAAAACATCGTTGTAGGTGCAGGAAGACTAACACAAGAAATACATGCATAATTGTGTGGCTGTTAGCAGAAGCAGACTAAAGCAAATACAGAATGTGAAGGGGGTTAAGCTTGCATTAACTGATTTCATGCAAGTAGAGGTCCTTCAGCTGTTGGCATGACTGAGAAGAACTTCAGATGGCTTCccgttttaaaaaaaaaaatagtttagaaaaggcagacaaaagcagagCACATGtcaagttggaaaaaaaaaagatcaggaaGAGCATGTTTCACAGATGTGATATTGCTTAATGGTGATAGGTCACAACTCAGTACTGTAACTACTTATTTGCTGTctagaggaagggagaaaacgTGTATTGGCTTGACCTTAAGACACATTACAACCTTATCTAGTAGTATCTCTTGAAAAGCTAGCCTTTCCCAGAAGTTAGTGAAGGAGTTAGACTTAAATGTTAAGCACTTTATCCAAAATTCACTGTTCATAGAAACAATTAGAATGTGGAAACAGGAAATTTGAGTCATTCAGTTCCTGCTAGGtgggtggactagatgaccgataaaggtcccttccaacccaaagcattctatgattctgtatgcAACTTTGAAATACTGGACATTTAGAAACCAAAAAGATGCTGTTGTAGTTTTCAGTCTTCTCACCCCAACCAGAGGTGTGGTAGATCTGCACATTGTCTAATTACTCTGCTAACTTATCCTCTAATTTACCTTATACTGCCTTGCCAccaaaaaatgctttatttgggATCCAGTTCTGTGCGAGTAGCTgaaaattttaatgttattgtaGGCACACAAGATACAGTAATGAAAACTGATCTTTATAGATGGAGTAATCACAGAACTGTTGGACAGCAAAGACCAACTATTCCTGCCTAGCTAGTTTGCTTACTGAATATTTCATCACAATGCGTGTATGGCATAATAAGATGACCATCTTGCTTAAATCAAAGGGTACGTAAAAACTAAGGAGTAAAATATCAAGAGGTGCGTAAAAGATCTGTTTATTGTAGCAATGGCTCACACTTGCAATACTAAGGATTTTATTGTGAAGTAGGCTGTTGAGTAGTTCTGGAACTTCAACTTAATTATTCAGTAATGCCTCTGCTAATAATCCTCTGTGAAATTAAACAGATATTTGCATtagttttgcttccttttctcttcctggaGGTAAAAAGAACGCAAATTCAAAATCCTACTCTTTTTGAATTCTAGAAAATTTCTGCCTTAACTTTGAGTTAGATTAACTTAAAAGGTTATAAAATTATGATCACAGGTATGTGTGCATTACATTAATAATGATGACTGGCCCACTTCTAGAGATTTGTATGACACTTGAGGCaccaaagaattttttttgcagtagcaAAAAACTGATTTAAATGCATCGTtcattatatatacatatatatatacacacactatctatttacacatatataaatacgttaaaaaggttttaaacataaaattagTGGGGACCTTATCAACCAAATGcactttcaccttttttttttttttttgctttcaagttACCAACTAATTTTTAAGGACTCTCTTATGATCTTGAATGTTCCCAGGCTCCCCTTTCTCTGCTTACATTGTTAATCTCGTTAAATTTGCttaaatatatttggaaaaaaaaggttaattttaaaatattacagttttaaaaatctgaaaactcggataacaaaaatgtttgtgtgAAGTCTTTTAAATGTACCTTTAATCTTTGgtgcttttttgccttttcctggaGCTCTGTGTGTTTGAAGATGCTTTAAAACCATGATTGAgagttgtattttctttggtttaaagTGTATAGATAAATGCATCTATGTACATGCATAAACTGTGACCATAATTTTTTGTACCTGCATTAAactaatttttgtttaaatatgcttttcttGGACACCACCATTTGTTTATACCATGTGTTCAGTATCTATACTTTGGACAACTGTAAAACTGAATTCTTGTGTAGGTGAACATTAGAATCACCTAACACCTATCAGAAATAATGCTAAATTGACTTAAAGTAGCAAGTGGGTGGTAACAATAagtactgatttttatttccaaagacaTTGTATTTTCATTAAACTACTCTCTCATACCTGTTAGCATTCTCAGCTAGTTGCAGTATTGAGCAACTTTAATTAGGAGCAAAATGATTGTTATAATGTGTGTGGGATAATTCTACATGCTTTTTAAGGATTCTTTAGCATGTTAAGTATTATCCTCCACTAAGCCTGCAGCTTCTAGGGCTGGAAGAGGTGCGGAATTGGATTGAGTGGaattgaaaggttttttttcccaagcattAAGCATTGTAGGGTACAATTGGAAACACTTTAAGATGTATTGCTTTGATTCAAGAAATGCTGAAGTACATGTGTAATGGAAGCATGCCAATATCTCAAAGCTGCCTGAAGTTATACATGAGCATAGGAGCTTTTTTGGATCAAAGTTTGTGCATTTCATTGATGATAATCATGTTCCAATAACATTCCTCCAGGTGGCTCTAACTTGGATTTAGGCTTTCTTTTTAAGACTGTCTACTCTAACCTGATCATGGTTCACCATAAAGGTCATGTAAGCTCTTATTTTCAAAGAGTTGCTGCTTGGCAGGCacctttcacaaaaaaaaaaaaaaatattgaaagtgGTCATATCTGTGGGGAAAGGTCACTGGTACTTTGGTTAATTAGCCATATTCATTAAAACTATAAATTGTATAGTTTGGATAATTTATAACATTAAACTTTGTGATT
This genomic window from Phaenicophaeus curvirostris isolate KB17595 chromosome 1, BPBGC_Pcur_1.0, whole genome shotgun sequence contains:
- the ZNF654 gene encoding zinc finger protein 654 isoform X1 — protein: MAEDESDQESERLSEELEALVAPGLPAGLPALLDSQYYCRRFCQVVEDYAGRWQVPLPQLQVLQTALCCFTSACESFPAECEHVQYVLSSLALSFFELLLFFGKDEFYEDPLKDILGSIQECQNLLSKYRNMNLELVTRIIRDGGPWEDPVLQAILKAKPVSQELVNKYLSSENPLFFELRARYLIACERIPEAMALIKSCINHPDISKDLYFHQALFTCLYMSPLEDQLFQEHLLRTDCKSGIEIICNTEKEGKTTLALQLCESFLVPQLQNGDMYCIWELIFIWSKLQLKSNPSKQVFVDQCYQLLRIATNIRVIFPFMKVIKDEVGEDGLQICVEICGCALQLDLREDPNMKSLIYKAIAHFLPNDLEILRICALSIFFLERTLESYYTVEYLYKCADEEYNECTSSVQNRVRFELLPILKKGLFFDPEFWNFLMIKQNCLALLGDKAFTGLSESAPENSAANAEKITEYRTLSEERVCLTDVSNGELDPEDHSEAQSKGNAKKSHEALEASKMLDQTEPIHRCVICNKEFLGGHIVKHAQAHQKKGSFSCVLCTRKFRQKGLMLKHLRNHVRKIERQHLAAVLESSQQAPAPNELERSDISLSLENGNSDGSKDNEPETAIAPSADLVVQVEEENVEQVFDAVENRLSDQDDDATENSSDSCFNNVPDTLSTGSLPEDDESSSKESPILHKVNGSFCPQKDIDAMDEEGSFKCPASGCARVFKKIRFLNKHARKAHPTDLKVQQHIMKWNKGKCRFCQRKFADSQHFIDHLKRHVYPNVYFCLHFNCNQRFKLSTELAEHTKSHSVFKAQCNFAECCELFEELPLLYEHEAQHYLNKTSECSEGASEKDSSDDPSELCSYQDDESINEKETVDLPVPTWKSRKDSAEPKTYIQSGEKKANNVIHNGNESSSEGSATVLSLIDQKTPVLQPNSENSNVVSDQLVNGHSDLDKTSSKSSEIPLDRVADETRTENGSVLPALQNCHDVPQNNTAASHLPSKPNQTTETTSYGVILTKPYVRPLPPSYLDERYISMPKRRKILTDEVNADSEQDKLCSKSTERLRCGNCLTIYCNSEALEAHLAQKKCQTLFGFDSDDESA
- the ZNF654 gene encoding zinc finger protein 654 isoform X2; translated protein: MNLELVTRIIRDGGPWEDPVLQAILKAKPVSQELVNKYLSSENPLFFELRARYLIACERIPEAMALIKSCINHPDISKDLYFHQALFTCLYMSPLEDQLFQEHLLRTDCKSGIEIICNTEKEGKTTLALQLCESFLVPQLQNGDMYCIWELIFIWSKLQLKSNPSKQVFVDQCYQLLRIATNIRVIFPFMKVIKDEVGEDGLQICVEICGCALQLDLREDPNMKSLIYKAIAHFLPNDLEILRICALSIFFLERTLESYYTVEYLYKCADEEYNECTSSVQNRVRFELLPILKKGLFFDPEFWNFLMIKQNCLALLGDKAFTGLSESAPENSAANAEKITEYRTLSEERVCLTDVSNGELDPEDHSEAQSKGNAKKSHEALEASKMLDQTEPIHRCVICNKEFLGGHIVKHAQAHQKKGSFSCVLCTRKFRQKGLMLKHLRNHVRKIERQHLAAVLESSQQAPAPNELERSDISLSLENGNSDGSKDNEPETAIAPSADLVVQVEEENVEQVFDAVENRLSDQDDDATENSSDSCFNNVPDTLSTGSLPEDDESSSKESPILHKVNGSFCPQKDIDAMDEEGSFKCPASGCARVFKKIRFLNKHARKAHPTDLKVQQHIMKWNKGKCRFCQRKFADSQHFIDHLKRHVYPNVYFCLHFNCNQRFKLSTELAEHTKSHSVFKAQCNFAECCELFEELPLLYEHEAQHYLNKTSECSEGASEKDSSDDPSELCSYQDDESINEKETVDLPVPTWKSRKDSAEPKTYIQSGEKKANNVIHNGNESSSEGSATVLSLIDQKTPVLQPNSENSNVVSDQLVNGHSDLDKTSSKSSEIPLDRVADETRTENGSVLPALQNCHDVPQNNTAASHLPSKPNQTTETTSYGVILTKPYVRPLPPSYLDERYISMPKRRKILTDEVNADSEQDKLCSKSTERLRCGNCLTIYCNSEALEAHLAQKKCQTLFGFDSDDESA